One segment of Carya illinoinensis cultivar Pawnee chromosome 1, C.illinoinensisPawnee_v1, whole genome shotgun sequence DNA contains the following:
- the LOC122289410 gene encoding V-type proton ATPase subunit G 1-like isoform X1: MTLTIYVSVEASCYWILKLESTLIAPILSIFQFGCISNFIMDAKRGQNAIQQLLAAEQEARRIVNEARKAKLARLKQAKEEAEKEIAEFRAHMKLEFQRKVAESHGDSDAIVKRLEQETEAKIHHLKTQAASISNDVVQVLINHVITVKK; the protein is encoded by the exons ATGACCCTAACTATATATGTTTCTGTGGAAGCATCTTGTTATTGGATTCTCAAGCTTGAAAGTACTTTAATTGCACCAATCCTATCTATCTTTCAGTTTGGCTGCATTAGCAATTTCATTATGGACGCCAAGAGGGGACAGAATGCAATTCAACAACTGCTAGCTGCTGAACAAGAAGCTCGGCGCATTGTCAATGAAGCCAGAAAAG cTAAGTTGGCCAGACTAAAACAGGCCAAAGAAGAGGCTGAGAAGGAGATTGCCGAGTTTCGTGCTCATATGAAACTTGAGTTTCAGAGAAAGGTTGCAGAG AGCCATGGGGATTCAGATGCCATTGTGAAGCGGCTGGAGCAAGAAACAGAGGCAAAGATCCATCACCTGAAGACACAGGCTGCAAGCATATCCAATGATGTCGTACAGGTGCTTATAAATCATGTGATCACTGTGAAAAAGTAA
- the LOC122289379 gene encoding tyrosine-specific transport protein 2-like isoform X3, with protein sequence MESQRMPPSCPLHPKINRNMKISLSWPWARSHLRNRRICFESRISYYTCFCYQRQEQNSLFSRKSYAKMTKKCFAQLREEPTDIARKGSIAGAVALIIGTTIGSGILALPQKASPAGLVPSSISMIICWAFLLIEALVLVEVNVALRRKKKKKEEGKELEVISFRTMAQETLGDWGFFFTVIFTMLISIGGTRVTDQVNQWLTTSMIGLLLAIEVLAVIYGGWSKLEGSGNWGKVPATIPVIIFSLVYHDLAPVLCAYLGGDLTRIRTSILLGSLFPLLALLVWDAVALGLSAPADKVVDPVELLMRVKWSGVSLLVQAFSLLAVGTSLIGTLLGFSEFFKEQLNNFSWQPSSTPKIQRLNDAFNLRKWWGRNKISFMAMTMAVAPSLFVSTTVPDAFSAATDIAGGYCMTMLYGVLPPAMAWKMLNREAEDTESKALSKARPVLFGVGLFACGIVVEQILQDIISFHS encoded by the exons ATGGAGTCGCAGCGCATGCCTCCATCTTGCCCTCTACATCCCAAAATCAAcagaaatatgaaaataagtCTGTCATGGCCATGGGCGAGAAGTCATCTGAGGAACAGAAGAATTTGCTTCGAATCAAGGAT CAGCTATTACACTTGTTTCTGCTACCAGCGGCAAGAGCAGAATTCACTATTTAGTAGGAAAAGTTACGCTAAAATGACGAAGAAATGTTTCGCACAATTGAGAGAAGAACCTACCGATATAGCGAGGAAGGGAAGTATTGCCGGCGCTGTTGCTCTCATTATTGGCACCACCATTGGGTCGGGGATACTTGCTCTGCCACAGAAGGCTTCCCCCGCA GGACTAGTTCCGAGTTCAATTTCAATGATAATATGTTGGGCATTTCTCTTAATTGAGGCGCTAGTGCTTGTCGAAGTCAATGTGGCGCTgcggagaaagaaaaagaagaaagaggaagggAAAGAGTTAGAGGTCATTTCTTTTAGGACAATGGCCCAAGAGACGCTAGGAGACTGGG GCTTCTTCTTCACTGTAATCTTCACCATGCTCATCTCCATTGGCGGGACTCGTGTCACAGATCAAGTCAATCAATGGCTCACAACTTCCATGATCG GTCTGCTTCTGGCAATTGAGGTGCTAGCAGTTATTTATGGAGGGTGGTCGAAATTGGAGGGAAGCGGTAACTGGGGGAAAGTTCCAGCTACGATTcctgttattattttttctttagtttatcATGATCTAGCACCTG TTCTTTGCGCTTATTTGGGTGGTGATCTTACGCGCATAAGGACTTCAATTTTGCTTGGTAGTCTTTTTCCATTGCTGGCATTACTTGTATGGGATGCAGTTGCACTTGGTCTCTCTGCCCCGGCCGACAAAGTTGTTGACCCCGTGGAATTGCTCATGAG GGTAAAATGGAGCGGGGTATCGCTTTTGGTTCAGGCTTTCTCCCTCCTTGCGGTCGGAACATCGCTAATTGGCACACTCCTGGGATTCTCTGAGTTCTTCAAGGAGCAACTTAATAACTTTTCATGGCAGCCTTCATCAACACCAAAAATACAG AGACTAAACGATGCTTTCaatctgagaaaatggtggggaAGGAATAAAATTAGCTTCATGGCTATGACAATGGCTGTTGCTCCATCTCTTTTTGTGTCAACTACCGTTCCAGATGCATTCTCAGCGGCCACTGACATTGCT GGAGGCTACTGTATGACGATGCTTTATGGAGTTCTTCCACCCGCAATGGCATGGAAGATGCTTAACAGAGAAGCCGAGGATACTGAAAGCAAGGCACTTTCAAAAGCAAGGCCAGTACTGTTTGGAGTAGGATTATTTGCATGCGGTATAGTGGTAGAGCAAATCCTGCAGGATATCATATCATTCCATTCCTAG
- the LOC122289379 gene encoding tyrosine-specific transport protein-like isoform X2, producing the protein MESQRMPPSCPLHPKINRNMKISLSWPWARSHLRNRRICFESRIYYTCFCYQRQEQNSLFSRKSYAKMTKKCFAQLREEPTDIARKGSIAGAVALIIGTTIGSGILALPQKASPAGLVPSSISMIICWAFLLIEALVLVEVNVALRRKKKKKEEGKELEVISFRTMAQETLGDWGGTLATVTYVFLGYTSIIAYSSKSGEILFHLINFPASFSGFFFTVIFTMLISIGGTRVTDQVNQWLTTSMIGLLLAIEVLAVIYGGWSKLEGSGNWGKVPATIPVIIFSLVYHDLAPVLCAYLGGDLTRIRTSILLGSLFPLLALLVWDAVALGLSAPADKVVDPVELLMRVKWSGVSLLVQAFSLLAVGTSLIGTLLGFSEFFKEQLNNFSWQPSSTPKIQRLNDAFNLRKWWGRNKISFMAMTMAVAPSLFVSTTVPDAFSAATDIAGGYCMTMLYGVLPPAMAWKMLNREAEDTESKALSKARPVLFGVGLFACGIVVEQILQDIISFHS; encoded by the exons ATGGAGTCGCAGCGCATGCCTCCATCTTGCCCTCTACATCCCAAAATCAAcagaaatatgaaaataagtCTGTCATGGCCATGGGCGAGAAGTCATCTGAGGAACAGAAGAATTTGCTTCGAATCAAGGAT CTATTACACTTGTTTCTGCTACCAGCGGCAAGAGCAGAATTCACTATTTAGTAGGAAAAGTTACGCTAAAATGACGAAGAAATGTTTCGCACAATTGAGAGAAGAACCTACCGATATAGCGAGGAAGGGAAGTATTGCCGGCGCTGTTGCTCTCATTATTGGCACCACCATTGGGTCGGGGATACTTGCTCTGCCACAGAAGGCTTCCCCCGCA GGACTAGTTCCGAGTTCAATTTCAATGATAATATGTTGGGCATTTCTCTTAATTGAGGCGCTAGTGCTTGTCGAAGTCAATGTGGCGCTgcggagaaagaaaaagaagaaagaggaagggAAAGAGTTAGAGGTCATTTCTTTTAGGACAATGGCCCAAGAGACGCTAGGAGACTGGGGTGGAACTCTAGCCACCGTGACCTATGTTTTCTTGGGCTACACTTCCATTATTGCCTATAGTTCCAAGTCTGGAGAGATCCTTTTCCATCTGATCAATTTTCCGGCCTCGTTTTCAGGCTTCTTCTTCACTGTAATCTTCACCATGCTCATCTCCATTGGCGGGACTCGTGTCACAGATCAAGTCAATCAATGGCTCACAACTTCCATGATCG GTCTGCTTCTGGCAATTGAGGTGCTAGCAGTTATTTATGGAGGGTGGTCGAAATTGGAGGGAAGCGGTAACTGGGGGAAAGTTCCAGCTACGATTcctgttattattttttctttagtttatcATGATCTAGCACCTG TTCTTTGCGCTTATTTGGGTGGTGATCTTACGCGCATAAGGACTTCAATTTTGCTTGGTAGTCTTTTTCCATTGCTGGCATTACTTGTATGGGATGCAGTTGCACTTGGTCTCTCTGCCCCGGCCGACAAAGTTGTTGACCCCGTGGAATTGCTCATGAG GGTAAAATGGAGCGGGGTATCGCTTTTGGTTCAGGCTTTCTCCCTCCTTGCGGTCGGAACATCGCTAATTGGCACACTCCTGGGATTCTCTGAGTTCTTCAAGGAGCAACTTAATAACTTTTCATGGCAGCCTTCATCAACACCAAAAATACAG AGACTAAACGATGCTTTCaatctgagaaaatggtggggaAGGAATAAAATTAGCTTCATGGCTATGACAATGGCTGTTGCTCCATCTCTTTTTGTGTCAACTACCGTTCCAGATGCATTCTCAGCGGCCACTGACATTGCT GGAGGCTACTGTATGACGATGCTTTATGGAGTTCTTCCACCCGCAATGGCATGGAAGATGCTTAACAGAGAAGCCGAGGATACTGAAAGCAAGGCACTTTCAAAAGCAAGGCCAGTACTGTTTGGAGTAGGATTATTTGCATGCGGTATAGTGGTAGAGCAAATCCTGCAGGATATCATATCATTCCATTCCTAG
- the LOC122289379 gene encoding tyrosine-specific transport protein-like isoform X1: MESQRMPPSCPLHPKINRNMKISLSWPWARSHLRNRRICFESRISYYTCFCYQRQEQNSLFSRKSYAKMTKKCFAQLREEPTDIARKGSIAGAVALIIGTTIGSGILALPQKASPAGLVPSSISMIICWAFLLIEALVLVEVNVALRRKKKKKEEGKELEVISFRTMAQETLGDWGGTLATVTYVFLGYTSIIAYSSKSGEILFHLINFPASFSGFFFTVIFTMLISIGGTRVTDQVNQWLTTSMIGLLLAIEVLAVIYGGWSKLEGSGNWGKVPATIPVIIFSLVYHDLAPVLCAYLGGDLTRIRTSILLGSLFPLLALLVWDAVALGLSAPADKVVDPVELLMRVKWSGVSLLVQAFSLLAVGTSLIGTLLGFSEFFKEQLNNFSWQPSSTPKIQRLNDAFNLRKWWGRNKISFMAMTMAVAPSLFVSTTVPDAFSAATDIAGGYCMTMLYGVLPPAMAWKMLNREAEDTESKALSKARPVLFGVGLFACGIVVEQILQDIISFHS, translated from the exons ATGGAGTCGCAGCGCATGCCTCCATCTTGCCCTCTACATCCCAAAATCAAcagaaatatgaaaataagtCTGTCATGGCCATGGGCGAGAAGTCATCTGAGGAACAGAAGAATTTGCTTCGAATCAAGGAT CAGCTATTACACTTGTTTCTGCTACCAGCGGCAAGAGCAGAATTCACTATTTAGTAGGAAAAGTTACGCTAAAATGACGAAGAAATGTTTCGCACAATTGAGAGAAGAACCTACCGATATAGCGAGGAAGGGAAGTATTGCCGGCGCTGTTGCTCTCATTATTGGCACCACCATTGGGTCGGGGATACTTGCTCTGCCACAGAAGGCTTCCCCCGCA GGACTAGTTCCGAGTTCAATTTCAATGATAATATGTTGGGCATTTCTCTTAATTGAGGCGCTAGTGCTTGTCGAAGTCAATGTGGCGCTgcggagaaagaaaaagaagaaagaggaagggAAAGAGTTAGAGGTCATTTCTTTTAGGACAATGGCCCAAGAGACGCTAGGAGACTGGGGTGGAACTCTAGCCACCGTGACCTATGTTTTCTTGGGCTACACTTCCATTATTGCCTATAGTTCCAAGTCTGGAGAGATCCTTTTCCATCTGATCAATTTTCCGGCCTCGTTTTCAGGCTTCTTCTTCACTGTAATCTTCACCATGCTCATCTCCATTGGCGGGACTCGTGTCACAGATCAAGTCAATCAATGGCTCACAACTTCCATGATCG GTCTGCTTCTGGCAATTGAGGTGCTAGCAGTTATTTATGGAGGGTGGTCGAAATTGGAGGGAAGCGGTAACTGGGGGAAAGTTCCAGCTACGATTcctgttattattttttctttagtttatcATGATCTAGCACCTG TTCTTTGCGCTTATTTGGGTGGTGATCTTACGCGCATAAGGACTTCAATTTTGCTTGGTAGTCTTTTTCCATTGCTGGCATTACTTGTATGGGATGCAGTTGCACTTGGTCTCTCTGCCCCGGCCGACAAAGTTGTTGACCCCGTGGAATTGCTCATGAG GGTAAAATGGAGCGGGGTATCGCTTTTGGTTCAGGCTTTCTCCCTCCTTGCGGTCGGAACATCGCTAATTGGCACACTCCTGGGATTCTCTGAGTTCTTCAAGGAGCAACTTAATAACTTTTCATGGCAGCCTTCATCAACACCAAAAATACAG AGACTAAACGATGCTTTCaatctgagaaaatggtggggaAGGAATAAAATTAGCTTCATGGCTATGACAATGGCTGTTGCTCCATCTCTTTTTGTGTCAACTACCGTTCCAGATGCATTCTCAGCGGCCACTGACATTGCT GGAGGCTACTGTATGACGATGCTTTATGGAGTTCTTCCACCCGCAATGGCATGGAAGATGCTTAACAGAGAAGCCGAGGATACTGAAAGCAAGGCACTTTCAAAAGCAAGGCCAGTACTGTTTGGAGTAGGATTATTTGCATGCGGTATAGTGGTAGAGCAAATCCTGCAGGATATCATATCATTCCATTCCTAG
- the LOC122289379 gene encoding tyrosine-specific transport protein-like isoform X4 has protein sequence MTKKCFAQLREEPTDIARKGSIAGAVALIIGTTIGSGILALPQKASPAGLVPSSISMIICWAFLLIEALVLVEVNVALRRKKKKKEEGKELEVISFRTMAQETLGDWGGTLATVTYVFLGYTSIIAYSSKSGEILFHLINFPASFSGFFFTVIFTMLISIGGTRVTDQVNQWLTTSMIGLLLAIEVLAVIYGGWSKLEGSGNWGKVPATIPVIIFSLVYHDLAPVLCAYLGGDLTRIRTSILLGSLFPLLALLVWDAVALGLSAPADKVVDPVELLMRVKWSGVSLLVQAFSLLAVGTSLIGTLLGFSEFFKEQLNNFSWQPSSTPKIQRLNDAFNLRKWWGRNKISFMAMTMAVAPSLFVSTTVPDAFSAATDIAGGYCMTMLYGVLPPAMAWKMLNREAEDTESKALSKARPVLFGVGLFACGIVVEQILQDIISFHS, from the exons ATGACGAAGAAATGTTTCGCACAATTGAGAGAAGAACCTACCGATATAGCGAGGAAGGGAAGTATTGCCGGCGCTGTTGCTCTCATTATTGGCACCACCATTGGGTCGGGGATACTTGCTCTGCCACAGAAGGCTTCCCCCGCA GGACTAGTTCCGAGTTCAATTTCAATGATAATATGTTGGGCATTTCTCTTAATTGAGGCGCTAGTGCTTGTCGAAGTCAATGTGGCGCTgcggagaaagaaaaagaagaaagaggaagggAAAGAGTTAGAGGTCATTTCTTTTAGGACAATGGCCCAAGAGACGCTAGGAGACTGGGGTGGAACTCTAGCCACCGTGACCTATGTTTTCTTGGGCTACACTTCCATTATTGCCTATAGTTCCAAGTCTGGAGAGATCCTTTTCCATCTGATCAATTTTCCGGCCTCGTTTTCAGGCTTCTTCTTCACTGTAATCTTCACCATGCTCATCTCCATTGGCGGGACTCGTGTCACAGATCAAGTCAATCAATGGCTCACAACTTCCATGATCG GTCTGCTTCTGGCAATTGAGGTGCTAGCAGTTATTTATGGAGGGTGGTCGAAATTGGAGGGAAGCGGTAACTGGGGGAAAGTTCCAGCTACGATTcctgttattattttttctttagtttatcATGATCTAGCACCTG TTCTTTGCGCTTATTTGGGTGGTGATCTTACGCGCATAAGGACTTCAATTTTGCTTGGTAGTCTTTTTCCATTGCTGGCATTACTTGTATGGGATGCAGTTGCACTTGGTCTCTCTGCCCCGGCCGACAAAGTTGTTGACCCCGTGGAATTGCTCATGAG GGTAAAATGGAGCGGGGTATCGCTTTTGGTTCAGGCTTTCTCCCTCCTTGCGGTCGGAACATCGCTAATTGGCACACTCCTGGGATTCTCTGAGTTCTTCAAGGAGCAACTTAATAACTTTTCATGGCAGCCTTCATCAACACCAAAAATACAG AGACTAAACGATGCTTTCaatctgagaaaatggtggggaAGGAATAAAATTAGCTTCATGGCTATGACAATGGCTGTTGCTCCATCTCTTTTTGTGTCAACTACCGTTCCAGATGCATTCTCAGCGGCCACTGACATTGCT GGAGGCTACTGTATGACGATGCTTTATGGAGTTCTTCCACCCGCAATGGCATGGAAGATGCTTAACAGAGAAGCCGAGGATACTGAAAGCAAGGCACTTTCAAAAGCAAGGCCAGTACTGTTTGGAGTAGGATTATTTGCATGCGGTATAGTGGTAGAGCAAATCCTGCAGGATATCATATCATTCCATTCCTAG
- the LOC122289410 gene encoding V-type proton ATPase subunit G 1-like isoform X2: MDAKRGQNAIQQLLAAEQEARRIVNEARKAKLARLKQAKEEAEKEIAEFRAHMKLEFQRKVAESHGDSDAIVKRLEQETEAKIHHLKTQAASISNDVVQVLINHVITVKK, from the exons ATGGACGCCAAGAGGGGACAGAATGCAATTCAACAACTGCTAGCTGCTGAACAAGAAGCTCGGCGCATTGTCAATGAAGCCAGAAAAG cTAAGTTGGCCAGACTAAAACAGGCCAAAGAAGAGGCTGAGAAGGAGATTGCCGAGTTTCGTGCTCATATGAAACTTGAGTTTCAGAGAAAGGTTGCAGAG AGCCATGGGGATTCAGATGCCATTGTGAAGCGGCTGGAGCAAGAAACAGAGGCAAAGATCCATCACCTGAAGACACAGGCTGCAAGCATATCCAATGATGTCGTACAGGTGCTTATAAATCATGTGATCACTGTGAAAAAGTAA
- the LOC122289425 gene encoding patatin-like protein 6, which translates to MGSNPTEMQEPSIDTDKLSYEIFSILESKFLFGYDDQKLWIPKPITPPDTQPQAHVQVQPTTIDNSVSAIKNQRGKICILSIDGAGMRGILSGKALAYLEHALKLKSGNPDARIADYFDVAAGSGIGGIFTAMLFATKDQNRPIFKAEDTWKFLAEQGKRFYRSSSGSGSNGSGFFRRLVRGGSSSSAGLSTAGLEKAMKAAFIENNRNLTLKDTLKPVLIPCYDLSSTAPFLFSRADALETDSFDFRLWEVCRATSAEPSIFEPVQMRSIDGQTRCVAVDGGLAMSNPTAAAITHVLHNKQEFPFVRGVEDLLVLSIGTGQLVEVNYDRDQIKNWRAKEWARPMARISGDGSAELVDQSVAMAFGQGRSSNYVRIQANGSSLGRCGANVDTDPSPTNVNMLTGLAEEMLKQKNVESVLFGGKRIGEQLNFEKLDWFAGELVLEHQRRSCRIAPTVAFKQAAPKPT; encoded by the exons ATGGGTTCTAATCCAACGGAAATGCAGGAGCCGAGCATCGACACCGACAAGCTCAGCTACGAAATCTTTTCCATCCTGGAGAGCAAGTTCCTCTTCGGCTACGACGACCAGAAGCTATGGATCCCCAAGCCGATCACTCCTCCGGACACTCAGCCTCAAGCCCATGTCCAAGTCCAACCCACCACCATCGATAATAGTGTCTCGGCGATCAAGAACCAGAGAGGTAAAATCTGCATTCTCAGCATCGACGGCGCTGGCATGCGGGGCATTCTCTCGGGCAAAGCTTTGGCCTATTTGGAACACGCGCTCAAATTGAAATCCGGCAATCCAGACGCCAGAATCGCCGATTATTTCGACGTCGCTGCCGGTTCCGGGATCGGAGGCATTTTCACAGCGATGCTGTTCGCCACGAAGGACCAGAACCGTCCGATTTTCAAGGCCGAGGACACTTGGAAGTTTCTGGCTGAACAGGGAAAGAGATTTTACCGTTCCTCCTCTGGTTCGGGTTCTAATGGCAGTGGTTTCTTCCGGCGGCTAGTTAGAGGTGGCTCTTCTAGCTCTGCCGGCTTGTCCACAGCCGGTTTGGAGAAAGCGATGAAAGCGGCTTTTATCGAGAACAACCGGAACTTGACGCTGAAAGACACGTTAAAACCAGTGTTGATCCCTTGCTACGACCTGTCCAGCACGGCGCCGTTTCTTTTCTCCCGTGCGGACGCGCTGGAGACCGACAGCTTCGACTTCAGGCTATGGGAGGTCTGCCGAGCCACGTCGGCGGAACCGAGCATATTCGAACCGGTCCAAATGCGGTCCATCGACGGCCAAACCAGGTGCGTGGCAGTCGACGGCGGTTTGGCAATGAGCAACCCAACCGCCGCGGCAATCACGCACGTGCTACATAACAAGCAAGAGTTCCCATTCGTGCGAGGGGTGGAGGACCTGCTGGTTCTATCTATAGGAACGGGTCAGTTGGTGGAGGTGAACTATGACCGGGATCAGATCAAGAACTGGAGGGCCAAGGAGTGGGCTCGACCCATGGCTCGGATTTCAGGAGACGGTTCGGCCGAGTTGGTGGACCAGTCCGTGGCCATGGCCTTCGGCCAGGGTAGGAGCAGTAATTACGTGCGCATTCAG GCAAATGGTTCGAGCTTGGGGAGGTGTGGAGCCAATGTGGATACAGACCCAAGTCCCACTAATGTAAACATGCTCACTGGACTAGCAGAGGAGATGCTAAAACAGAAGAATGTTGAGTCGGTGCTCTTTGGAGGCAAGAGGATTGGAGAGCAACTCAACTTTGAGAAACTTGACTGGTTTGCTGGAGAACTGGTGTTGGAGCATCAGAGGAGGAGTTGCAGGATAGCTCCCACTGTAGCTTTCAAGCAAGCTGCACCAAAACCCACCTAG